TGTAATACATGGAATTCCCATTGACATAGCTTCTAATAGTTTATTTTGTAAACCCGTACCAATAAACATTGGAGCTACAAAAACACGTCCTAATGAATAAAGATCTCTTATATCCTCCACCCATCCAGAAATATGGATGTTTTTTTGTCTTAAGCTTAAAACTTTGTTACTTGGGTTAGTGCCACCTATCAATATATTACATGATTTATGTTGTTTTTCAATCAAAGGAAGAATCTTTTTACAAAGATAAGTTGCTGCCTCTACGTTGGGTGGATAGCTCATATTCCCGATAAATACTATATCAAATTTTTTTTGAATTTCAGTATTAGGTTTAAAGAATTTAGTGTCAACTCCATTAGGTATTATTTGGATAATTTTGTTGTTTTTATGAGAAATATACTGTTGATCATTTTTAGTTATTATTGTATGCTTTTTAAATTTATCAAAAATATAGTTTTCATATTTTTTTGTAATATGAAATTCATGATTAATCAATGGCTGAATAATTTTTGGAAAATTTGATATTCGACGTTCAATTCCTTTAGACATAGTATCCATGTAATCAATAATATTGTTTTCATATTTTGCTAAGTATTTAGAAGTTCTAATTAACTGGCTAAAAACCCAATCTGGTCTAATCTTTTTAATAATCTTATTAATTTTACTTTGATTTTTTTTGGAGTAAAAATAACCTACTTGCAGAGGTTCCTTAATTATAAAAGATTTTAAAGTATTAAATAAAATAGTAAATGAATCAGTATTTAATACATGAACTTCTTTACAGAATTTTTTTAATTCTTTTATTTTGTGTTTTTGTATTGGGGATTCGGTATTTATTGAAATTAAGTAAATATCATGAACAATTGATAAATTTTTAATTTGATGGTATATTCGTAGTTTATCACCCTTGTCTAGGGGAAATGGATATCTAGATGTTAAAATGATAATTTTTTTTCGACTCATTTTAAAATTTCATTTATTTTGGTTACAACATTCATTTCAGAAAAATGTTCTTGAATAATTTTTTGACCATTGGTTCCAATTTTTTTAGCATAGTTTTTGTCATTGATTAATAGTTCAATGGAATCAAAGAAATCATCAGCATTGTCTGCAATTAATATATTTTTTCCACTAGAACATGGAATTCCTTGTGCTCCTTTAGTTGTTGTGATAACTGGAATCCCCAAAGCCATACCTTCAAGGATTTTAATTCTTATACCGCTTCCAGAAAATAAAGGAACAAATAAAACCTCTTTATTGGAAATATATGATTCTGCATTTGCAATTTCAGATTGGATTTTTGTATTCTTAAGTTGTTTTTTTAAGTATTTTGCAGGCATTTTTTTTCCTGCAATATATACGTTAATTCTATGCTTTGAATTAAGTATTTTTGGGAAAACAGATTTTAAAAACCAATTTATTCCTTCTAAATTTGGTTTCCAATCCATTGCGCCTAAATGCACAATGCTGTTTTTTATTTTTTGTTTTTCGCTTTTTTTTACATTAAAGGTAACAGGTATATTATGAGTTTTTTTTGGATAAAGTTTTTTAAAGAACTTAAAATCTTCGTTTGAAATTGTAAAAATATAATCAACATCCCTAGGAATAGTTTTTTCCATTTTTTTTATTTGCAATGCTAACACAAAGTAAATGCTTTTTTTTAAAAAGTTTTTTCCTGAAAGATTCTCCCATATTTCATGTTCTAAGTTATGTGCTCTTAAAATAATTTTAACAGAACTTTTTATCTTAATTTTATTCAGGAATACTGTTGTGAAAATACTTTCAAATAGGATTATTTCATAGTCATTTTTATCTATCATCATTTGAATGTAATCTTTTATATGTCGACTATAAAATCGATTTGCTTGATATGAATTATTGCAAAGAAGACTATTCATTAATGCTTTTAAGTTTAATGACATGTTTTTATAAAAAACAATTTGATTTATGTTGTTGTTAATTGTTGACTTAAAGATTTTTTTATTTAATGAGTCATTTTTTTTTGTTATAGCTAGAAGATCTATTTTATAGTCAAGTTTAATAAATTTTTGAGCTAAATTTTGAATTGCAAGTGATCCTCCATCTAGGGCCGGAAATACCTCTTTATTAGCTATGATAAGTAGTTTTTTCATTCTTCATCGTTTCGTAATTAAGTAGTTTTTATTGACAATTGTCAATAAAAAAATACCAATAATTAACATTATATATGTTGATCCCCACATACCTATTAGTGGATCTATTAAATCTTTTTTTACCATTTTTTCACCTGTAATTGATACTATATGATAAACGAGAAACAAAATGATTGAAAAGACAACCGGAAGACCAAATCCCCCTTTTTTAATAATTGCCCCTATCGGAGCGCCAATAATGAGCATTACTATACAAGCAATTGATAATGTGAATTTTCTATGAAGTTCAACCTTAAATCTATTTATTTTTTTAATTAAAATATTTNGTTGATTTTGAAAATTTGCAAGGTTTTTTTTCTTCTTATTAATACTTGTTATTATTTGTGTTTTTGATGGATCTGTAGGTTCATAAACTCTTGAATCTGTATTTTTTGCAATAATTTTCTTTTTAATACCATTTTGTAGACTTAGTTTTTCATTTTGCAATGAGTCTAGACCAATTAGTAATTGTTTGATATTCATTGTTTTTGCTCTATTACTAAATCTATCAGAATTTGTGCGTTCCATTTGAAAGGATGATAGGTCAAGTTTTAAGTCATATGTGTCGAATTTGGTTGTTAATATATATTCATCATTTTTATTTGTGACTTCACTGTAACTTTCTCCATTTATTAAGTTAATTAGTAGATATTGGTTATTTTCTGTAGTTNCCATTTTAGCATTTTCTGAAGTGAAAATTTTTTTAATTCCTTTTTTGTCAGAATAATCATATATAATAACATNNTNNANNATGCCATTTTGTTCCTTTTTATCAATTCTTATACTATATCCCTCAATATCTGAAAAAAAGATTTTTTCTTGTATGTTAACATTAAGTTTTTTCTGCATAATATCATACATTAAATTTGTTGCTTTTAAATTTGAAAAGGGTATTGCATAATTTGAGATAATAAAAGAAAAAAATGCAATTAATAGACTAAAAGTTATTAATGGCTTAAATAAATATAAAAATGGCTTTCCAAGCGAATTTAGTGCAGTAATTTCTGATCTTTCAGCCATCCCACCAATTAACATAATTGATGCCAATAAAACAGATAGGGGCAGTGCTATTGGAATAAGTGTAATTGATGAATACCATAATAGTTCTAAAATTATGTCAAACTCTAGACCTTTTCCAATTAAATCATCAATATATTTCCAGAGAAATTGCATTAATAGAATTAACATTACAGTTGTAAATGTTAATATTAATGGCTTTATAAAAGATGAAAATATAAATTTTTTAAAAATGTTCACATTAACTAATGTTATGTGTTATGAACCAAGATGTTTCATTAATGTGTGTATTTGACTAGTCCATAAATCTTTTCCTTCTTGTACTTCTTCTGTTTCAGCAAAATCAGTTACTTTTAGAATTACATCATTTGTTATCTCATCAACTTCAATTCTGAATTCAAAAAATGTGTTATGAGGATAATCAACCCATCTAAACTTAATAAAGTAATTATTGGAGACAGTAATAAGTTCGGCTTCTTGTTCAGAATTATCCCAAAAAAAAGTATATGTTTTTTTTGTGCAATTTACATCATCTGCAAACCATTCTGATAAACCGCTTGGAGTACTTAGGCAGTTGAATAAAATATTTACTGAGGATCTGATTTGAAATTCTAATTCATATTTTTCCATCTAAAATAATTTTTGTGTCAATATACATTTATTTTATTATAATTTTATTCCTAATTCTTGGAATTTCCAAATCATATGTCTAAATTTTAGTATGTTCAGATTGAAAATTCTTTTTTTCTTACTAATTACCATTAATTTATCATTTGCACAACAGAATTATAATTTAATTGTTGATTTAGGTAGTAATCAATCACTTAATTTTCGTAGCATGTCTACTCAAGATAGCTTAGATATATTAATTGATTCAGATACAATTCTTAATATTAACTGTGCTATTAATAGTATGTTTTATTTAGAAAACAATAATGGAAATAAATATTATTTGTATTTGACTGAAAACTCACCTCATCCTACATCTTTTAAACTAAATGATACTGTTAGTATTAGTGGATATAATTCTAATTTTATTAAATTTTTTAATGAGTATGTAAAATTATATCAGTCAAATTTTGATATACAATCTTTAATGTCTGATTATACTAATTTAGACGAATTAGAAATCTATTTATATAATCTAATTAATGATGATATTTATGTTTTTTTTAATAATCATCAATACTTTGATTTTTTTTCAACAGAAAGTAGGGATTATTTTAGAACATTATTAAAGTATGAGTATTTAAGTTCTATTAGTAATTTTTTATTTAATGTCCAACATAAAAAAATTAATCTTGATTTAGATAATGCCAAATTAGATTTAGACTTAGTTGATATTAGATTATTGAAAATAGATGCCTTAATAGATAGTTTTGATGACAGCAGGTTTTTTGGAATGCAAACATTCCAGGATTACTCATTTAATTCATTATTCTTACTTGCTTTAAATGACTATAATGAATCTTTTAGGGATATTAATGATTTTCAGAATTTCACCTTATATTTTTTAAATTTTATTAATCAGTATTCTCCATATAGTTTAAGATATATTTTCATTCAAAAAATGATTAAAAACTTTTCAGCTTTAATAAAAAAAAATACTATTGACTATATAATCCAATTTTTGGATAACTCTAATTTATCATTACAAGAAATAGAATCAATAAGTAATATATTTTTGGAGAATTATAATCAAAATCTTGATAGTGATTTTAATTTAGATTCTCAGTCTTTAACACATGATTTTTATATTGAAAATAAATTTGGCGAAACATATAATTTAGATGATTATTTGGGAAGTGTTTTATATGTTGATATATGGGCCAGTTGGTGTGGTCCTTGTAGAAAACAATTTCCATATTCTAAGGATCTAAAAAGTAAATTTTCAAAGCGTCAACAAAAAAAAATTAAATTCGTTTACATATCTATTGATAATGATCTTAATAAGTGGAAGGAAAGTTTAGAAAAATTAGATTTAGAAGGTGAACATTTTATTTCTCCTGCAAGCCACCCCAAAAGTGCAGCAAATTACTTCCAGGCTTTTAGTATACCTAGATATATTTTAATTGATAAGAATGGAAATATATTAAATATGAATGCTAAAAGACCTAGTGATATTGCAATTTATGATGAATTACTAGAACTATTAGATTAAAAAATAAATGATTTCTAGAACAATAAGTAGCGAGGGGGAGATTTGAACTCCCGACCTCAGGGTTATGAATCCTGCGCTCTAACCAACTGAGCTACCTCGCCATGTTTTGGTGAACAAATATAATTATTTTTTATATTTAGTGTTAACTATGAACATTTTTCAATTAATTCTTTACATCTTAATACTTGTATTATTTTCGTGTTCTTCAAACAAAATCACCACTCACGATAATATATTTAGATATAATGAATCCTCAACAATAACTTCTCTTGACCCAGTATTTTCTAATAATCAGTCTAATATATGGGCTACGAATCAAATATTTAGCACTCTAGTTCAATTAGATAGTAGTATGGTTATAAAGCCTTTAGTTGCTAAAGATTGGTTTGTGACTGATAATGGACATAGATATACTTTTATTTTACGTGATGATATATATTATCATAAATCCGAATGTTTTGGAATTGATTCTACACGAAAGCTCGTTGCCAATGATTTTATTTATAGTTTATCTAGATTAGCTAATAATGATATTTTATCACCTGGAAGATGGACATTAGATTATTTTGATTTAGAAAATGTAATTGCTTTAAATGATACAGTTTTAGAGATTAATTTACCTAAACCTTTTCCTGGATTTTTAGGTTTATTGACAATGAATTATTTTTCATTTGTTCCTCAAGAAGCTATTAATCATTTTGGTGAAAATTTCTCTTCCCAGCCTATTGGTACTGGTCCTTTTTGTTTCAAAAAATGGAAGTCTAATGAAAAATTAATTCTTTTAAAAAACCCTGACTATTTTGAGTTTGAACAGAATTTAAGGCTTCCTTATTTAGATGGTATTTCAATTTCATTTATTACACAAAAAGAGTCTGTTTTTATGAATTTTATGTTAGATAATATAGACTTTATCTCTGGTTTAGATAGTAGTTTCAAAGATGAGTTAATTGATAATCAAGGTGAACTTTTGGAAACTCATAATAATAGATTTTCAATTTTATCTAACCCATATTTAAATACTGAATATTTAGGTGTGCATTTACCAAAAGTTAATAATGAAAATAGTCCATTAATGTATAAGGATTTTAGAAAAGCTCTAAACTCTTGTTTTAATAAATCTATAATGGTTAAATATCTCAGAAATGGATTAGTATATCCTGCAGATGCTGGATTTGTTCCACTTTCGTTAAAAAAATGTTATAATATTGAGTCAAATACTTTGTCTGCCGATAGTATAAAAAAATTAATATCAAAAACACCAAATAATGATAAAAAAATTATATTAAATACAACTTCAGAATATCTTGATGTTTGTGAATTTATTCAGCATAGTGCTCTTGAATATGGTATTAATATTGAAATTGAAATATCTTCTCCTGCTGTCCATAGAGATTTATTTTCTTCGGGTAATGCAAGTTTATTTAGAGCTTCTTGGATTGCTGATTATCCTGACCCAGAAAATTTCCTATCTCTTTTTTACTCAAAAAACAAAAGTCCTTTTGGACCTAATTATACTCATTTTAATAATGAATTATATGATAAGTTATATGACCAATCATTTATTACTAGTGATATGGATAGTAGATGTGATTT
The window above is part of the Flavobacteriales bacterium TMED191 genome. Proteins encoded here:
- a CDS encoding glycosyltransferase, giving the protein MSRKKIIILTSRYPFPLDKGDKLRIYHQIKNLSIVHDIYLISINTESPIQKHKIKELKKFCKEVHVLNTDSFTILFNTLKSFIIKEPLQVGYFYSKKNQSKINKIIKKIRPDWVFSQLIRTSKYLAKYENNIIDYMDTMSKGIERRISNFPKIIQPLINHEFHITKKYENYIFDKFKKHTIITKNDQQYISHKNNKIIQIIPNGVDTKFFKPNTEIQKKFDIVFIGNMSYPPNVEAATYLCKKILPLIEKQHKSCNILIGGTNPSNKVLSLRQKNIHISGWVEDIRDLYSLGRVFVAPMFIGTGLQNKLLEAMSMGIPCITTDLANNALLASKEQIITANSKNEFANSCIKILKNKELYNKLRDNGLKFVKKTYDWKKINNKLGELFN
- a CDS encoding glycosyltransferase — encoded protein: MKKLLIIANKEVFPALDGGSLAIQNLAQKFIKLDYKIDLLAITKKNDSLNKKIFKSTINNNINQIVFYKNMSLNLKALMNSLLCNNSYQANRFYSRHIKDYIQMMIDKNDYEIILFESIFTTVFLNKIKIKSSVKIILRAHNLEHEIWENLSGKNFLKKSIYFVLALQIKKMEKTIPRDVDYIFTISNEDFKFFKKLYPKKTHNIPVTFNVKKSEKQKIKNSIVHLGAMDWKPNLEGINWFLKSVFPKILNSKHRINVYIAGKKMPAKYLKKQLKNTKIQSEIANAESYISNKEVLFVPLFSGSGIRIKILEGMALGIPVITTTKGAQGIPCSSGKNILIADNADDFFDSIELLINDKNYAKKIGTNGQKIIQEHFSEMNVVTKINEILK
- a CDS encoding SRPBCC domain-containing protein, with product MEKYELEFQIRSSVNILFNCLSTPSGLSEWFADDVNCTKKTYTFFWDNSEQEAELITVSNNYFIKFRWVDYPHNTFFEFRIEVDEITNDVILKVTDFAETEEVQEGKDLWTSQIHTLMKHLGS
- a CDS encoding TlpA family protein disulfide reductase, with protein sequence MFRLKILFFLLITINLSFAQQNYNLIVDLGSNQSLNFRSMSTQDSLDILIDSDTILNINCAINSMFYLENNNGNKYYLYLTENSPHPTSFKLNDTVSISGYNSNFIKFFNEYVKLYQSNFDIQSLMSDYTNLDELEIYLYNLINDDIYVFFNNHQYFDFFSTESRDYFRTLLKYEYLSSISNFLFNVQHKKINLDLDNAKLDLDLVDIRLLKIDALIDSFDDSRFFGMQTFQDYSFNSLFLLALNDYNESFRDINDFQNFTLYFLNFINQYSPYSLRYIFIQKMIKNFSALIKKNTIDYIIQFLDNSNLSLQEIESISNIFLENYNQNLDSDFNLDSQSLTHDFYIENKFGETYNLDDYLGSVLYVDIWASWCGPCRKQFPYSKDLKSKFSKRQQKKIKFVYISIDNDLNKWKESLEKLDLEGEHFISPASHPKSAANYFQAFSIPRYILIDKNGNILNMNAKRPSDIAIYDELLELLD
- a CDS encoding ABC transporter substrate-binding protein → MNIFQLILYILILVLFSCSSNKITTHDNIFRYNESSTITSLDPVFSNNQSNIWATNQIFSTLVQLDSSMVIKPLVAKDWFVTDNGHRYTFILRDDIYYHKSECFGIDSTRKLVANDFIYSLSRLANNDILSPGRWTLDYFDLENVIALNDTVLEINLPKPFPGFLGLLTMNYFSFVPQEAINHFGENFSSQPIGTGPFCFKKWKSNEKLILLKNPDYFEFEQNLRLPYLDGISISFITQKESVFMNFMLDNIDFISGLDSSFKDELIDNQGELLETHNNRFSILSNPYLNTEYLGVHLPKVNNENSPLMYKDFRKALNSCFNKSIMVKYLRNGLVYPADAGFVPLSLKKCYNIESNTLSADSIKKLISKTPNNDKKIILNTTSEYLDVCEFIQHSALEYGINIEIEISSPAVHRDLFSSGNASLFRASWIADYPDPENFLSLFYSKNKSPFGPNYTHFNNELYDKLYDQSFITSDMDSRCDLFKKMEIILLEEAIVFPLYYDYVFRLVSNKVKGMSINSMNTLCLKRVKKN